A genomic region of Christiangramia sp. OXR-203 contains the following coding sequences:
- a CDS encoding LamG-like jellyroll fold domain-containing protein: MKQITIGPQLQFVLFSLFFFFSSVVLDGLELHAQTINANSTNPTCENSADGSITITVSGGTSPYTYNWTGTGVNTLAQNQSNLTQGTYSVEVTDSSDPAQSTSETFTLTAVDNEDPTITAPANVSANTSDDGNGDCTTSVDLGTPTSNDNCEVESVKAFVNGGEINPNNYSFPIGTTTVTWTVTDTSNRTASDDQTVTVSDNENPTISAPANVSANTSDDGNGDCTTSVDLGIPTSNDNCEVESVKAFVNGGEINPNNYSFPIGTTTVTWTVTDTSNQTASDDQTVTVSDNENPTISAPANVSANTSDDGNGDCTTSVDLGTPTSDDNCEVESVKAFVNGSEINPNNYSFPIGTTVVTWTATDTSNRTASDDQTVTVSDNEDPTISAPADVSANTSVDGNGDCTTSVDLGTPTSNDNCEVDSVKAFVNGDVINPDTYEFPIGSTTVTWTVTDASGRMSSDDQNVVVTDNELPVITTTGTVNSFNDNGLCEANVIVPAPTITDNCNVGAASGVRSDNKSLSDPYPVGTTVITWTVTDDNNNDAIPVEQQVIVTDNEEPVLPVLETITWGCEYTAKVPVTSDNCDDEVTATTEDPTTFNTSGTYTITWKFTDKAGNSVSVNQTVIIDLLALDLSATEIECNGFQTAQATANLNGGVQPYYYTWINKSTNEDLGSNESITNLPAGTYQVTASDVNGCELIDEITISEPDVLAMTNPSSTPVSCNEGSDGSIIVGTMTGGTGPYSYSLDNTNYQNNISFSNLQAGDYTIFVQDANACSLQKDVSVSEPNPLDGNLSKTDVNCFEGQDGTIEVSNVSGGNAGYQYSLDNISWQDAQLFDGLIAGNYTVYIRDQSVQDCVVELGSINVDEPASPLAINVTTTSTTGADTATGSATANPTGGTSGYTFKWFKAGTAAVIQTTRTAGNLKAGDYVVEVTDQNGCIESQDVTILDRINAEIDPRSICEGGAGDIRTSYYTVLDGSATGGVGPYTYNWNFGNGASPVNATTTDGNKEYRVKYNSEGVKEIRLTVTDSRGESELFIIEQFIGQCFANNCGSNDLRIDDFYVGDANGNRLNSADCASIGRKYLYLALDPGPDRYSLYVEVSYVKENRFFNTSPEGVNKTGTFFCNETIPDQARLFEIENWICGDQVTIEGVYLTFQNNKNKKCGTSNKPKCYGSDDGNEVTTPLFGIATPNEIPCNGLETGVIEVNAAGGEFPYDYSITSATAGFQSGKRFADLPAGTYSAWIKDSQGTIYQTDEVTILEPTNPITLTTAVTEPICFGALGEATVNVTEGSGTPFESGEPYQYLWNDAENQNTKTATNLAAGNYTVTVIDANGCQEIADVTITEPEQLTVPAAGEDQNLGCGITEVTLNANVAEVGVGSWSIADGSSAGGTITDPSNPTSTFTGVQGTYILNWTITNAEGNCGDDNFDSVEIIIDGDCSKLDFDGIDDYIDFGDNYGFSSGNFTFEVWVKPESISGSQTILSKRDVSTGNNGYELIINNGSPTFKWNGKTVSTSSKVNTSRWFHIAVIYDGTARLYVDGIDVGNATGTNPSTSVAPYLLGATYNSANPTTPQSHFSGWMEELRIWNVALTQTQLRFMMNQRATANGDVVRGSVLPLDVPGNLAWSALKGYYKLVPGEIVDGKTLDLSNTPVSGAMRNIDTDQYQSAPLPYISEASGKWRTRSTWDTNIGNAQENWWGVPNGVGINNTKINWNIAKIKHNIDSDATDISLLGLYVDENKLDMIGSNSAQSGNALTVTKYLSLDGILDLNGESQLIQTEGSILEENSVGYLERDQQGTENSYNYNYWTSPVSTTGGSINSGFSLSSVLWDGTNPDEPAGINYNYQFHWADSDYSGELRLSTYWLHSFQGTADDYFQWSQFSEDDVLKPGIGFSMKGTRGSAAVSSKQNYTFRGLPNNGDISVNVGTDQNLLTGNPYPSALDAQKFIQDNIQNFNGNIYLWDHFGAEYSHYLEEYVGGYAVFNLSGGIAAASSIDSRINANNDKSQKSSPGKYVPVGQAFFINTKGVSNPDKITFRNSYRTFVKESSSDSQFHSQEDDPKKSDENKYEKDTRHKIRLKLESPKGYHRQILATADVNTTDGFDLGYDAPLIENNVEDLYWMIDESEFVIQGVPDFNKARVLPIGFKIAEAGEYTIKIDELENIQSDIDIYLLDTTTEEYHDLMKSDYTVSTDSVGVFNEKYQIVFQKLEEEVSEEVVEEKPEVIEESDPDFLDMRYLRQTDEIALYNPDLQNIDFVELYSVSGQKIMTFSEIPTEESISLRIQQKLSSAVYVVKIYVGKKSYSKKVIITK, from the coding sequence ATGAAACAAATTACTATTGGACCCCAACTCCAATTTGTACTTTTTTCGCTATTCTTTTTTTTCTCATCTGTAGTTTTAGATGGGTTAGAATTACATGCGCAAACCATAAATGCAAATTCCACAAATCCTACCTGCGAAAATTCAGCAGATGGCTCTATAACAATCACTGTTAGCGGTGGAACCTCACCCTATACATACAACTGGACTGGTACGGGAGTTAATACTTTAGCTCAAAATCAATCAAATCTTACACAAGGGACCTACTCCGTTGAGGTAACTGATAGTTCAGATCCAGCTCAATCCACTTCAGAAACTTTCACACTTACTGCTGTAGATAACGAAGATCCAACGATCACTGCTCCAGCAAATGTTTCTGCGAATACCAGCGATGACGGTAATGGTGATTGTACAACTTCGGTCGATCTGGGAACACCTACCTCCAACGATAATTGTGAAGTTGAATCAGTAAAAGCATTTGTAAACGGCGGTGAGATAAACCCAAACAATTATTCATTCCCTATTGGAACTACTACTGTGACCTGGACAGTTACTGACACTAGTAATCGAACGGCCTCTGATGACCAGACTGTAACAGTGTCTGACAACGAAAATCCAACAATTTCTGCGCCAGCAAATGTTTCTGCAAATACCAGCGATGATGGTAATGGTGATTGTACAACTTCAGTAGATCTGGGAATACCTACCTCCAACGATAATTGTGAAGTTGAATCAGTAAAAGCATTTGTAAACGGCGGTGAGATAAACCCAAATAATTATTCATTCCCTATTGGTACTACTACTGTGACCTGGACTGTTACTGACACTAGTAATCAAACGGCCTCTGACGACCAGACTGTGACAGTTTCTGACAACGAAAATCCAACAATTTCTGCGCCAGCAAATGTTTCTGCAAATACCAGCGATGACGGTAATGGTGATTGTACAACTTCAGTCGATCTGGGAACACCTACCTCCGACGATAATTGTGAAGTTGAATCAGTAAAAGCATTTGTAAACGGAAGTGAGATAAACCCAAATAATTATTCATTCCCTATTGGAACTACGGTTGTGACCTGGACAGCTACTGACACTAGTAATCGAACGGCCTCTGATGACCAGACTGTAACAGTATCCGACAACGAGGATCCAACAATCTCTGCACCAGCAGATGTTTCTGCAAATACCAGTGTTGACGGTAATGGTGATTGTACAACTTCAGTCGATCTGGGAACACCTACCTCCAACGATAATTGTGAAGTTGATTCAGTAAAAGCATTTGTTAATGGGGATGTAATTAATCCAGATACCTACGAATTCCCTATTGGAAGTACTACTGTAACTTGGACCGTTACCGATGCTAGCGGAAGAATGAGTTCAGATGATCAAAACGTTGTAGTAACTGATAATGAGCTTCCGGTCATCACAACAACTGGAACGGTAAACTCTTTTAATGACAATGGTCTTTGTGAAGCTAATGTTATTGTCCCTGCACCCACAATTACGGATAATTGCAATGTAGGAGCTGCCAGTGGTGTACGTAGTGATAATAAATCTTTATCAGACCCATATCCTGTAGGAACCACGGTAATCACCTGGACAGTTACTGATGACAATAACAATGATGCAATCCCTGTAGAACAACAGGTTATTGTCACAGACAATGAGGAACCGGTACTTCCTGTTCTGGAGACTATTACCTGGGGATGCGAATATACAGCTAAAGTACCTGTTACCTCAGATAACTGTGATGACGAAGTAACAGCGACAACTGAAGACCCTACAACCTTTAACACTTCTGGGACATATACAATCACTTGGAAATTCACGGATAAGGCTGGCAATTCAGTATCTGTCAATCAAACGGTTATTATCGATCTTTTAGCATTAGATTTAAGCGCTACGGAAATTGAATGTAATGGTTTTCAAACCGCACAGGCTACTGCGAACTTAAATGGAGGAGTACAACCCTATTATTATACCTGGATCAATAAAAGTACGAATGAGGATTTAGGCTCAAATGAGAGTATCACTAATCTCCCGGCTGGAACTTATCAGGTTACAGCCAGCGACGTTAATGGTTGCGAACTAATAGATGAAATTACCATATCAGAACCTGATGTTCTTGCAATGACTAATCCTTCATCCACACCCGTTAGTTGTAATGAAGGAAGTGATGGATCAATAATCGTAGGAACAATGACTGGAGGTACGGGACCATATTCGTACTCTTTAGATAATACTAATTACCAAAATAATATTTCATTTAGCAACCTTCAGGCTGGTGATTATACCATATTTGTGCAGGATGCTAATGCTTGCTCTTTGCAGAAAGACGTTTCAGTATCAGAACCTAATCCTTTGGATGGTAACCTTTCAAAAACTGATGTAAACTGTTTTGAAGGACAGGATGGAACTATTGAGGTTAGTAATGTTAGTGGAGGTAATGCTGGATACCAGTACAGTCTTGATAATATTTCATGGCAGGATGCTCAGCTTTTTGATGGATTGATAGCTGGTAATTATACCGTGTATATTAGAGACCAATCGGTACAGGATTGTGTGGTAGAATTAGGATCCATAAATGTGGATGAACCAGCAAGTCCTTTAGCTATCAATGTAACTACGACTTCTACGACCGGGGCTGATACTGCGACTGGAAGTGCTACCGCAAATCCGACCGGGGGAACGAGTGGTTATACCTTTAAATGGTTTAAAGCAGGTACAGCTGCCGTGATCCAGACCACCAGAACAGCCGGCAATTTAAAAGCCGGAGATTATGTAGTTGAAGTTACAGATCAGAATGGTTGTATTGAAAGCCAGGATGTAACAATTCTAGACAGAATTAATGCAGAAATAGATCCAAGATCCATCTGTGAAGGCGGTGCTGGCGATATTAGAACCTCCTACTATACCGTTCTGGATGGTTCTGCTACAGGCGGTGTTGGACCGTACACCTATAATTGGAATTTTGGAAATGGGGCAAGTCCTGTAAATGCAACTACTACAGATGGTAATAAAGAGTACCGAGTAAAATACAATTCAGAAGGGGTAAAGGAAATTAGGTTAACTGTTACAGATAGTAGAGGTGAAAGCGAACTTTTTATAATTGAACAGTTTATTGGCCAATGCTTTGCGAATAATTGTGGCTCTAATGATTTGCGAATCGATGATTTTTACGTAGGCGATGCCAATGGAAACCGATTGAATTCAGCTGACTGTGCTAGTATTGGTAGAAAGTATCTATACCTAGCGCTCGATCCTGGACCGGATAGATATAGCTTGTATGTTGAGGTTTCGTATGTCAAGGAAAATCGTTTTTTCAATACAAGTCCAGAAGGGGTTAATAAAACTGGTACATTCTTTTGTAATGAAACCATTCCCGATCAGGCTAGATTATTTGAAATTGAAAACTGGATCTGTGGTGATCAGGTAACTATTGAAGGTGTTTATCTAACATTCCAGAATAATAAGAATAAAAAGTGTGGTACCAGCAACAAACCAAAATGTTATGGTAGTGATGATGGCAATGAGGTAACCACTCCACTATTTGGGATTGCTACACCAAATGAAATTCCATGTAATGGATTAGAGACAGGGGTTATAGAGGTAAATGCTGCAGGGGGAGAATTTCCTTACGACTATAGTATTACCAGCGCAACTGCTGGATTTCAATCTGGAAAACGATTTGCCGATCTACCTGCCGGGACATACTCAGCATGGATAAAAGACTCACAGGGTACAATTTATCAAACAGATGAAGTAACCATTCTTGAACCAACGAACCCGATAACCCTTACTACGGCAGTAACCGAACCAATCTGTTTCGGCGCCCTAGGCGAAGCTACAGTAAATGTGACCGAAGGTTCTGGAACGCCATTTGAATCTGGCGAACCGTACCAGTACCTGTGGAATGATGCCGAAAACCAGAATACCAAAACTGCTACTAATCTGGCTGCCGGGAATTATACAGTTACAGTGATCGATGCTAACGGTTGTCAGGAAATTGCTGATGTTACTATCACAGAACCCGAACAATTAACAGTACCCGCTGCAGGAGAAGATCAAAATCTGGGATGTGGAATAACAGAGGTTACGTTAAATGCTAATGTCGCAGAAGTTGGAGTTGGTTCCTGGAGTATAGCCGACGGGTCAAGTGCAGGCGGTACTATTACAGACCCTTCCAATCCCACTTCCACATTTACTGGCGTCCAGGGCACCTATATATTAAACTGGACTATTACGAATGCAGAAGGGAATTGTGGTGATGATAATTTTGACAGTGTAGAAATTATAATTGATGGTGATTGTTCCAAACTTGATTTTGACGGAATAGATGATTATATAGATTTTGGTGACAACTACGGCTTCAGTTCCGGGAACTTTACATTTGAAGTATGGGTAAAACCTGAATCAATTTCTGGAAGTCAAACAATTTTAAGTAAAAGAGATGTTTCTACAGGAAACAATGGTTATGAGCTTATTATAAACAATGGTTCACCTACTTTTAAATGGAACGGCAAAACAGTTAGTACGTCATCGAAGGTCAATACAAGCAGGTGGTTCCACATCGCTGTAATTTATGATGGGACGGCAAGACTATATGTAGATGGAATCGATGTTGGGAATGCCACAGGCACCAACCCTTCTACTTCTGTTGCTCCTTACCTTCTTGGAGCTACTTATAATTCTGCGAACCCAACTACTCCACAATCACACTTCTCAGGTTGGATGGAAGAACTACGTATCTGGAATGTTGCTCTTACCCAAACACAATTGCGTTTCATGATGAACCAGAGAGCTACAGCGAATGGTGATGTCGTGAGAGGCTCGGTATTACCTCTGGACGTTCCAGGTAACTTAGCCTGGTCCGCTCTTAAGGGTTATTATAAGTTAGTCCCAGGAGAGATCGTAGATGGAAAGACTTTGGATTTGTCCAATACTCCAGTTTCTGGAGCAATGCGAAATATTGATACTGACCAATATCAAAGCGCACCATTACCCTACATTTCTGAAGCAAGTGGAAAGTGGAGAACTCGTTCTACATGGGATACGAATATAGGAAATGCTCAGGAAAACTGGTGGGGTGTTCCTAATGGTGTAGGTATTAATAACACCAAAATCAATTGGAATATTGCTAAAATAAAACATAATATTGATTCAGATGCAACTGATATTTCTCTGCTGGGTCTTTATGTTGATGAGAATAAACTGGATATGATTGGGTCTAATTCAGCTCAATCTGGAAACGCTTTAACGGTAACGAAATATTTAAGTTTGGATGGTATTCTCGATCTCAATGGAGAATCTCAACTTATTCAAACTGAAGGAAGTATCCTAGAGGAAAATAGTGTCGGTTACCTGGAACGTGATCAACAAGGAACCGAGAATAGTTATAATTATAACTACTGGACTTCACCAGTCTCTACTACAGGAGGTTCTATCAATTCAGGTTTTAGCTTGAGCTCTGTATTATGGGATGGAACCAATCCTGATGAACCTGCTGGAATTAACTATAATTATCAGTTTCATTGGGCAGACAGTGATTATTCAGGAGAATTAAGACTGAGCACTTACTGGCTACATTCGTTCCAAGGAACAGCCGATGATTATTTCCAGTGGTCTCAATTTAGTGAGGACGATGTCCTGAAGCCTGGGATTGGCTTCAGTATGAAAGGTACTCGAGGTAGTGCTGCAGTAAGTAGTAAGCAGAACTATACATTTAGAGGTCTGCCAAACAACGGAGATATCTCTGTTAATGTAGGTACTGATCAAAATCTACTTACAGGTAATCCATACCCCTCTGCCCTGGACGCACAAAAATTCATACAGGATAACATTCAGAATTTTAATGGAAATATTTACTTGTGGGATCATTTTGGTGCTGAATACTCACACTACCTCGAAGAATACGTTGGTGGATATGCAGTTTTTAACCTCTCAGGGGGAATTGCAGCAGCATCATCCATCGATTCCCGTATCAACGCTAATAATGATAAGAGTCAGAAATCATCACCAGGCAAATACGTACCTGTAGGACAGGCATTCTTTATCAATACGAAAGGTGTATCCAACCCAGATAAAATTACTTTTAGAAACTCTTATCGAACGTTCGTAAAAGAATCCAGTTCAGACTCTCAATTCCATTCTCAGGAAGATGATCCTAAAAAATCGGATGAGAATAAATATGAAAAAGACACGAGACATAAGATTAGATTAAAACTGGAATCTCCTAAAGGTTACCACCGCCAGATTCTTGCCACTGCAGATGTCAATACTACTGATGGTTTTGATCTTGGGTACGACGCACCGCTTATCGAAAACAATGTGGAAGATCTCTATTGGATGATCGATGAATCTGAATTCGTAATTCAGGGTGTTCCAGATTTCAATAAAGCAAGAGTTCTGCCTATAGGTTTCAAAATTGCTGAAGCGGGAGAGTACACTATTAAGATCGATGAACTTGAGAATATTCAGAGTGATATAGACATATATCTGTTAGACACAACAACTGAAGAATATCATGACCTGATGAAATCTGATTATACGGTGAGTACAGATAGTGTTGGTGTTTTCAATGAGAAATACCAGATCGTATTTCAAAAACTGGAAGAGGAAGTTTCCGAAGAAGTAGTGGAAGAAAAGCCAGAAGTCATAGAAGAATCAGACCCAGATTTTCTGGATATGAGATACCTTCGCCAGACAGATGAAATTGCGCTATACAATCCTGATCTACAGAATATAGATTTTGTAGAGCTGTACAGCGTCTCTGGACAGAAGATCATGACCTTTAGCGAAATTCCTACGGAAGAATCAATAAGCCTAAGAATTCAACAAAAATTGAGTTCTGCAGTTTATGTAGTGAAGATCTATGTTGGGAAAAAGAGTTATTCCAAGAAGGTGATCATCACCAAATAA
- the rsmG gene encoding 16S rRNA (guanine(527)-N(7))-methyltransferase RsmG, with the protein MELIKKYFPNLTEDQLQKFEKLEELYKDWNLRINVVSRKDIDELYIRHVLHSLGIAKVQAFLPGSRVLDVGTGGGFPGIPLAILHPETKFDLVDSIGKKIKVVDEVSEGLGLENVTTHNQRVEDLQGQYDFIVSRAVAVMPTFVRWVKGKIAKESKHDFKNGILYLKGGDLSEELKDYRTAQIFELSDYFEEDFYDTKKVVYLPMKYKG; encoded by the coding sequence TTGGAACTAATAAAGAAATATTTCCCAAATTTAACTGAAGATCAACTTCAGAAGTTTGAAAAACTGGAAGAATTATATAAAGACTGGAACCTTAGAATTAACGTAGTGTCCAGAAAAGATATTGACGAATTATATATTCGCCACGTTTTACATTCTTTGGGTATAGCAAAGGTTCAGGCATTTCTTCCAGGATCAAGAGTTCTGGACGTTGGAACCGGTGGTGGTTTCCCAGGAATCCCTCTAGCGATCCTGCATCCAGAAACTAAATTCGATCTTGTTGATTCTATAGGTAAGAAAATTAAAGTGGTGGATGAGGTTTCAGAAGGTCTGGGACTCGAGAATGTGACCACACATAATCAGCGTGTAGAAGATCTGCAAGGTCAGTATGATTTTATCGTGAGTAGAGCGGTAGCAGTAATGCCAACTTTTGTTCGCTGGGTGAAAGGTAAGATCGCTAAGGAAAGTAAGCACGATTTCAAAAACGGAATTTTATATCTGAAAGGCGGAGATCTTTCAGAAGAATTAAAGGATTACCGGACAGCCCAGATCTTTGAGCTATCCGATTATTTTGAAGAAGACTTCTATGATACTAAGAAAGTGGTCTACTTGCCTATGAAATATAAAGGTTAA
- a CDS encoding pyridoxal phosphate-dependent aminotransferase, with protein MQEKLSNRINAMATSQTLAMAAKARELKAEGKDIIGLSLGEPDFNTPDFIKDAAIQAINDNYNSYTPVDGYVELKDAIISKFKRDNDLTYDRSQIVVSTGAKQSLANVAMVVLNPGDEVLLPCPYWVSYAEIVKLAEGVPVEVPTSVETNFKITPEQLEASITPKTKMIWYSSPCNPSGMVYSKEELRALADVLKKYPDIVVVSDEIYEHINFVGDHASMAQFEDMYDRTVTVNGVSKAFAMTGWRIGYIGAPAYIARACNKMQGQITSGANCIAQRAVITALEAPVSKISHMIDTFKSRRKLIIDHLNEIDGFVTTEPQGAFYVFPNVSAFFGKTIDGTKIENASDFSMLLLEKANVATVTGEAFGNPDCIRISYAASESQIEEAIKRIKEVLS; from the coding sequence ATGCAGGAAAAACTATCGAACCGAATTAATGCGATGGCAACATCCCAAACACTTGCAATGGCAGCAAAAGCCAGAGAATTAAAAGCGGAAGGGAAGGATATTATAGGATTAAGTCTTGGAGAACCAGATTTTAATACTCCAGATTTCATTAAGGATGCCGCAATACAGGCCATTAATGACAACTACAATTCCTATACTCCGGTCGATGGTTATGTTGAATTAAAGGATGCCATTATTTCTAAATTCAAAAGAGATAATGATCTTACCTATGATCGCTCACAGATTGTTGTCTCAACCGGTGCCAAGCAATCCCTGGCGAATGTTGCCATGGTTGTTCTTAATCCCGGAGATGAGGTACTTCTACCCTGCCCTTACTGGGTAAGTTATGCTGAAATTGTAAAACTTGCAGAAGGTGTTCCAGTGGAAGTTCCAACTAGTGTGGAGACCAATTTTAAGATCACTCCTGAACAACTGGAAGCTTCTATTACTCCTAAAACCAAGATGATCTGGTATAGCTCTCCCTGTAATCCAAGTGGAATGGTGTACAGCAAGGAAGAATTAAGAGCACTTGCAGATGTACTTAAAAAATATCCAGATATAGTGGTTGTTAGCGATGAGATCTACGAGCATATTAATTTTGTAGGAGATCACGCGTCTATGGCTCAATTTGAAGATATGTATGACCGAACGGTCACAGTAAATGGAGTTTCAAAAGCATTTGCCATGACCGGATGGAGAATCGGGTATATTGGAGCGCCGGCTTATATCGCTCGGGCCTGTAATAAAATGCAGGGACAAATTACCAGTGGTGCTAACTGTATTGCGCAGCGTGCTGTGATCACTGCTCTGGAAGCTCCGGTGAGCAAGATTAGTCATATGATCGATACTTTTAAATCAAGAAGAAAGCTGATTATTGATCACCTTAATGAGATCGATGGATTTGTAACTACCGAACCTCAGGGAGCGTTTTATGTGTTCCCAAATGTCTCAGCCTTCTTCGGAAAGACGATCGATGGTACTAAAATTGAAAATGCAAGTGACTTTTCGATGTTATTATTAGAAAAAGCGAACGTTGCCACAGTAACTGGTGAAGCTTTTGGAAATCCTGACTGTATTCGTATTTCATACGCCGCAAGTGAAAGTCAGATCGAAGAAGCTATTAAAAGAATAAAAGAAGTATTATCATAA
- a CDS encoding TrkH family potassium uptake protein: MPRLNYQIILHVMGLLLLCNGGFMLLATLVSYIYDDGVTLEISTAALVTLFTGTLLMFTTRGHSKEVKKREGYIIVTFGWIFMALSGSLPYLISKSIPTFTNAFFETMSGYTTTGASILNDIEAIPKGILFWRSLTHWIGGMGIIVLAIAILPLLGIGGMQLFSAESPGPSADKLKPRITDTAKRLWLIYVSYTVAETILLWVAGMTFFDAINHAFSTLSTGGFSTKNASLAYWNDNPIIQYIIILFMLLAGSNFVLSYFAFKGQVQKILHDDEFKWYMYFIFGFTVISALVVYFQADVAISSIEHPMVWGEAESAFRHSLFQVLTVITTTGFVSADYTMWTPFLTILYFGLFFLGGSAGSTAGGVKVMRHIIMIKNGIIEFKRTLHPNAILPVRFNGKSISKEIVFNILGFFILYMLSFIIGAVVFAGMGLDFQTAIGGAASSLGNIGPAFGGLSPVNNFDILSDFGKWWSAFLMLIGRLELFTVLIILTPFFWRNR; this comes from the coding sequence ATGCCCAGATTGAATTATCAGATAATTCTTCATGTGATGGGATTATTGCTGCTGTGTAATGGCGGCTTTATGCTTTTAGCAACCCTTGTAAGCTATATTTATGATGACGGCGTAACTCTTGAAATTTCAACTGCTGCTCTAGTAACGTTATTTACCGGGACCTTGCTCATGTTTACAACTCGTGGTCATAGTAAGGAGGTAAAGAAAAGAGAGGGTTATATTATTGTAACCTTTGGATGGATTTTTATGGCCTTAAGTGGTAGCTTGCCTTATCTCATCAGTAAGTCTATACCAACGTTTACAAATGCGTTCTTCGAAACTATGTCTGGATACACCACTACCGGTGCCTCCATTCTTAATGATATTGAAGCGATTCCAAAGGGAATTCTATTCTGGAGAAGTCTAACCCACTGGATTGGCGGAATGGGAATAATCGTTCTAGCCATCGCAATTTTGCCTTTGCTTGGAATTGGAGGGATGCAATTATTCTCTGCGGAGTCCCCTGGTCCAAGCGCAGATAAATTAAAGCCACGTATTACAGATACTGCCAAGCGTCTATGGCTTATCTATGTTTCCTATACGGTAGCTGAAACTATCCTTTTATGGGTGGCTGGAATGACCTTTTTTGATGCTATTAATCATGCGTTCAGTACATTATCTACAGGAGGTTTTTCTACCAAGAACGCAAGTTTAGCTTACTGGAATGATAACCCTATAATTCAGTATATCATCATACTTTTTATGTTGCTGGCGGGTAGTAACTTTGTATTGAGTTACTTTGCTTTTAAGGGTCAGGTGCAAAAAATTCTGCATGATGATGAGTTCAAATGGTATATGTATTTCATCTTCGGATTCACGGTAATTTCAGCACTGGTGGTTTATTTCCAGGCGGATGTTGCAATTTCAAGTATTGAGCATCCAATGGTTTGGGGGGAAGCAGAAAGTGCTTTCAGACACTCTCTATTCCAGGTTTTAACCGTGATCACCACTACCGGGTTTGTTTCTGCCGATTATACGATGTGGACGCCTTTTCTAACTATTCTCTATTTCGGACTGTTCTTTCTGGGTGGTTCCGCAGGGAGTACCGCTGGTGGAGTGAAGGTAATGCGTCATATTATCATGATCAAGAACGGGATCATCGAATTTAAAAGAACTTTACATCCAAATGCAATACTTCCGGTACGATTCAATGGGAAGTCGATTAGTAAGGAGATCGTTTTTAATATTCTAGGCTTTTTTATACTGTATATGCTGTCCTTTATCATTGGAGCAGTAGTATTTGCAGGAATGGGGCTGGATTTTCAAACAGCCATTGGAGGTGCTGCATCTTCACTGGGGAATATTGGACCCGCATTCGGAGGTTTAAGTCCAGTGAATAACTTTGACATATTATCAGATTTCGGAAAATGGTGGTCAGCTTTCTTGATGCTGATAGGTAGACTGGAACTATTTACTGTACTTATCATATTAACTCCATTCTTCTGGCGTAATAGATAA